The Planktothrix tepida PCC 9214 genome has a segment encoding these proteins:
- a CDS encoding energy-coupling factor ABC transporter ATP-binding protein → MESSSPAIRVQDLCFSWPSGAQVLKSCSLDVPPGEFWMLLGTNGSGKSTLLRLLAGLLKSQSGEIQTQGRVGFVFQNPDHQLVMPTVGADVAFGLVEDQLPWIEVKQRVEDALAAVKLLELQRRPIYALSGGQKQRIAIAGALARHCEVLLLDEPTALLDPDSQNDLVIEVQRLVKTRGITALWVTHRLEELNYSDGAFLLENGEVVGQGDPEPLKQRLTQQQK, encoded by the coding sequence ATGGAATCTTCCAGTCCAGCGATACGGGTACAAGACCTATGCTTTAGTTGGCCAAGCGGGGCACAGGTGTTAAAATCCTGTTCCCTAGATGTCCCCCCAGGAGAATTTTGGATGCTTTTGGGGACAAATGGAAGCGGAAAGTCAACCTTATTACGATTATTAGCCGGATTATTAAAGTCTCAGTCGGGGGAAATTCAAACCCAAGGACGGGTGGGGTTTGTGTTTCAAAATCCTGATCATCAGTTAGTGATGCCAACGGTGGGGGCGGATGTTGCCTTTGGATTAGTTGAGGATCAATTACCTTGGATAGAAGTGAAACAACGGGTAGAAGATGCTTTAGCTGCGGTTAAATTATTAGAGTTACAACGTCGCCCCATTTATGCCTTAAGTGGAGGACAAAAACAACGCATTGCGATCGCAGGTGCATTAGCGAGACATTGTGAAGTTTTACTCTTAGATGAACCCACGGCTTTACTAGATCCTGATAGTCAAAATGATTTAGTGATTGAAGTTCAACGGTTAGTCAAAACCAGAGGAATAACAGCATTATGGGTCACTCATCGTTTAGAGGAATTAAATTATAGTGATGGCGCGTTTCTATTAGAAAATGGTGAAGTGGTTGGTCAAGGTGATCCAGAACCCTTAAAACAGCGATTAACTCAACAACAAAAATAA
- a CDS encoding DUF2237 family protein, producing MREARNVLGGELELCCSDPITGFYRDGFCYTGGQDFGVHVICAQVTAEFLEFTKAQGNDLSTPVPAFGFPGLKPGDRWCLCASRWQEAMDAGVAPPVVLEATHARALEVVSLKELKQYAVQG from the coding sequence ATGCGAGAAGCCAGAAATGTTTTAGGTGGCGAATTAGAATTGTGTTGCTCTGATCCGATAACCGGATTTTATCGGGATGGGTTTTGTTATACTGGAGGACAAGATTTCGGCGTTCATGTGATTTGTGCCCAAGTTACCGCAGAGTTTCTGGAATTTACCAAAGCCCAAGGAAACGACCTCAGTACCCCAGTTCCCGCCTTTGGCTTTCCAGGGTTGAAACCCGGTGATCGTTGGTGTTTGTGTGCCTCTCGTTGGCAAGAAGCGATGGATGCAGGTGTTGCACCTCCTGTTGTGTTAGAAGCCACTCACGCGAGAGCCTTAGAAGTCGTTTCTCTCAAGGAGTTAAAACAATATGCCGTTCAGGGTTAA
- a CDS encoding group I truncated hemoglobin: protein MSTLYEKLGGAETVKLAVDNFYDRVLQDNRIKHFFNGMDMVKQKSHQRAFLTYAFGGTPQYDGRAMREAHKHLVEEQGLKGEHFDAIAENLELTLQDFEIAEELIAEVMSVASDPQHRSDVLNQ from the coding sequence ATGTCAACTTTATATGAAAAGCTTGGTGGTGCTGAAACTGTTAAACTGGCTGTTGATAATTTTTATGATCGTGTGTTGCAGGATAATCGGATCAAGCACTTCTTTAATGGCATGGATATGGTCAAACAAAAAAGCCATCAACGAGCATTTTTAACTTATGCCTTTGGGGGAACACCTCAGTATGATGGACGGGCAATGCGTGAAGCGCACAAACATTTGGTAGAAGAGCAAGGTTTAAAAGGCGAACATTTTGATGCCATTGCTGAAAATTTAGAGCTAACACTTCAGGATTTTGAAATTGCGGAAGAGTTGATTGCTGAAGTAATGTCAGTAGCCAGTGATCCTCAGCATCGTAGCGATGTACTTAACCAATAA
- the glgB gene encoding 1,4-alpha-glucan branching enzyme has protein sequence MTTIAIDQVNKIVWNHHQDPFEVLGAHQIEQDGKTVWAVRAYLPNAEAAWVLLPEQRQEYPMESVHNPHFFECVIDTPELANYQLRIKEGEHERVAYDPYAFRSPQFTDFDIHLFTEGNHHRIYEKLGAHLMSVNNVSGVYFAVWAPNARNVSIIGDFNYWDGRKHQMRKLSNGVWELFIPGLGVGEHYKYEIKNWEGHIYEKTDPYGFYQEVRPKTASIVANLDSYEWQDQDWLEQRRHTDPLKSPVSVYECHLGSWNRAPFDQPHVLPDGTVEAAVQATELDPGGRFLTYRELAEQLIPYVKDLGFTHIELLPIAEHPFDGSWGYQVTGYYAPTSRFGSPEDFMYFVDQCHLNGIGVIVDWVPGHFPKDGHGLPFFDGTHLYEHADPRKGEHKEWGTLVFNYGRNEVRNFLVANALFWYDKYHIDGIRVDAVASMLYLNYLRPDGQWVANQYGGCEHIEAADFLRQTNHVLFSYYPGTLSIAEESTSWPMVSWPTYVGGLGFNLKWNMGWMHDMLDYFSMDPWFRQFHQNNVTFSIWYHHSENFMLALSHDEVVHCKSNITNKMPGDDWQKFANVRCLFTYMFTHPGKKTLFMGMEFGQRQEWNAWGTLEWELMQYPAHQGIKRLFQALNELYRSEPALYEQDFAEAGFQWIDCTDNRHSVVSFIRRAKDPEEFVVVVCNFTPQPHSHYRIGVPEPGFYTELFNSDSGEFGGSNMGNLGGKWTDEWWFHNYSHSLDLCLPPLGVLVLKLDRPKTEAALQADAVEVESIEA, from the coding sequence ATGACGACCATTGCGATTGATCAAGTTAACAAAATTGTCTGGAACCACCACCAAGACCCCTTTGAAGTGCTAGGGGCTCACCAAATTGAACAAGATGGTAAAACGGTGTGGGCAGTCCGAGCTTATTTACCCAATGCAGAGGCGGCATGGGTTCTCTTGCCTGAACAACGACAGGAATACCCGATGGAGTCGGTACATAACCCCCATTTCTTTGAATGTGTCATTGATACTCCCGAACTCGCTAACTATCAACTGCGAATTAAAGAAGGTGAACATGAACGGGTCGCTTATGATCCTTATGCGTTTCGTTCTCCTCAATTTACCGACTTTGATATTCACCTGTTTACCGAAGGCAACCATCACCGCATTTATGAAAAATTAGGTGCTCATTTAATGAGCGTCAATAATGTATCGGGGGTTTATTTTGCGGTTTGGGCTCCCAATGCGCGCAACGTTTCCATTATTGGAGATTTTAACTATTGGGATGGACGCAAACACCAAATGCGGAAGTTAAGCAATGGGGTTTGGGAACTGTTTATCCCTGGGTTGGGAGTCGGAGAACACTACAAATATGAAATTAAAAACTGGGAAGGACACATCTATGAAAAAACCGATCCCTACGGGTTTTATCAAGAAGTACGTCCCAAAACCGCCTCAATTGTTGCTAATTTAGATAGTTACGAATGGCAGGATCAAGATTGGCTCGAACAACGACGCCACACCGATCCTTTAAAATCCCCGGTTTCTGTTTATGAATGTCATTTAGGGTCTTGGAACCGCGCGCCCTTCGATCAACCCCATGTCCTCCCTGATGGAACCGTTGAAGCGGCTGTACAAGCCACTGAGCTTGATCCAGGCGGTCGTTTTTTAACCTATCGGGAACTGGCGGAACAGTTAATTCCCTATGTTAAGGATTTAGGGTTTACCCATATTGAATTATTACCCATTGCCGAACATCCCTTTGATGGGTCTTGGGGATATCAAGTCACGGGATATTATGCCCCCACGTCTCGGTTTGGCAGTCCCGAAGATTTCATGTATTTTGTCGATCAATGCCATTTGAATGGTATTGGGGTAATTGTTGACTGGGTTCCGGGGCATTTCCCCAAAGACGGACATGGTTTACCCTTCTTTGACGGGACTCACCTTTATGAACACGCTGACCCCCGCAAAGGCGAACATAAGGAATGGGGAACTTTAGTCTTTAACTATGGTCGTAACGAAGTTCGGAATTTCCTGGTGGCTAACGCCCTATTTTGGTATGACAAATATCATATCGATGGAATTCGGGTAGATGCAGTCGCTTCCATGTTGTATCTGAACTATTTACGTCCCGATGGTCAATGGGTGGCGAACCAATATGGCGGTTGTGAACATATTGAAGCGGCGGACTTTTTGCGCCAAACCAACCATGTTTTATTTAGTTATTATCCAGGAACTTTATCCATTGCGGAAGAATCTACCTCATGGCCGATGGTGTCTTGGCCGACTTATGTAGGGGGGTTAGGGTTTAACTTGAAATGGAACATGGGATGGATGCACGATATGTTGGATTATTTCAGCATGGATCCTTGGTTCCGTCAGTTCCATCAAAATAACGTTACCTTTAGTATTTGGTATCACCACAGCGAAAACTTCATGTTGGCGTTATCCCATGATGAAGTGGTGCATTGTAAGAGCAATATTACTAACAAAATGCCGGGAGATGATTGGCAAAAATTTGCTAACGTCCGATGTTTGTTTACCTATATGTTTACTCACCCCGGTAAGAAAACTTTGTTCATGGGAATGGAGTTTGGTCAGCGTCAGGAGTGGAATGCTTGGGGAACCTTGGAATGGGAATTAATGCAATATCCAGCCCACCAAGGCATTAAACGGTTATTCCAAGCGTTGAATGAATTGTATCGCAGTGAACCTGCATTATATGAACAGGATTTTGCAGAAGCGGGGTTCCAATGGATTGATTGTACTGATAACCGTCATAGCGTAGTGTCGTTTATTCGTCGGGCAAAAGATCCTGAAGAATTTGTCGTTGTGGTCTGTAATTTTACCCCTCAACCCCATAGTCATTATCGCATTGGTGTGCCTGAACCTGGATTTTATACCGAATTATTTAATAGTGATTCGGGTGAATTTGGTGGCAGTAATATGGGGAATTTAGGTGGAAAATGGACTGATGAATGGTGGTTCCATAATTATTCCCATTCGTTGGATTTATGTTTACCTCCTTTAGGGGTTCTGGTTCTCAAATTAGACCGCCCGAAAACAGAAGCTGCACTACAAGCTGATGCGGTAGAAGTAGAATCCATAGAAGCCTAG
- a CDS encoding serpin family protein, whose translation MAHRNHDFALNFYQTLQGTEGNLFFSPYSICTAFAMTYAGARGQTEQQIAQVFGFSQGEDFHAAFSGLERPLKAGQQSNDVLFLSANSLFPQIKYPFLESFLALLEKYYQVKITPVDYYNDFQAARNTINQWVAEQTQHKINELIPPNALTELTRLVLVNAVYFKGSWANPFDRDGTETKPFWLTSDREIPVPMMNITGQFNYAQTEEVQVLELPYRGNNFSMMILLPRERNGLMELEKNLSLNNLYQWIQPMYTQQVEVSLPRFEINFKSELSNTLAQMGVTDAFDENKANFSGMDGREHWLYIKNVFHQACIEVNEEGSEATAATAVQIEARCLPPSFNANHPFIFLISENNTGNIVFLGRLVNPEI comes from the coding sequence ATGGCACACAGAAACCATGATTTTGCGCTCAATTTTTATCAAACTCTGCAAGGGACTGAAGGAAACCTTTTCTTTTCTCCCTACAGCATTTGTACTGCATTTGCGATGACCTATGCGGGTGCGCGAGGACAGACAGAACAACAAATTGCTCAAGTCTTCGGCTTTTCTCAAGGAGAAGATTTTCATGCCGCATTTTCTGGCTTAGAAAGACCATTAAAGGCAGGACAACAAAGCAATGATGTTTTGTTCCTGAGTGCTAATTCTCTATTTCCCCAAATTAAATATCCTTTCCTAGAAAGCTTTTTAGCTTTATTAGAAAAATATTATCAAGTCAAAATTACCCCTGTTGATTATTATAATGATTTCCAGGCTGCACGAAACACAATTAATCAATGGGTTGCCGAACAAACTCAACATAAAATTAATGAATTAATTCCGCCAAATGCTCTAACTGAGCTAACACGATTGGTACTGGTTAATGCTGTTTATTTTAAAGGAAGTTGGGCGAATCCATTTGACAGAGATGGAACAGAAACCAAACCCTTTTGGCTAACATCAGACCGTGAGATTCCAGTTCCGATGATGAATATAACAGGACAATTCAACTATGCTCAAACTGAAGAAGTTCAGGTTCTTGAGTTACCTTACAGGGGTAATAATTTCTCAATGATGATTCTGTTACCTAGAGAAAGAAATGGATTGATGGAACTGGAAAAAAACTTGAGTCTTAACAATCTTTATCAGTGGATACAGCCAATGTATACACAACAGGTTGAAGTTTCTTTACCCCGCTTTGAGATAAATTTTAAATCAGAACTTAGTAACACCTTAGCTCAGATGGGGGTTACAGATGCGTTTGATGAGAATAAAGCTAATTTTTCGGGGATGGATGGTCGAGAACACTGGTTGTATATTAAAAATGTGTTTCATCAAGCTTGTATTGAGGTAAATGAAGAGGGGAGTGAAGCCACCGCAGCAACAGCAGTTCAGATAGAAGCCAGGTGTTTGCCTCCCTCGTTTAACGCTAATCATCCCTTTATTTTTTTAATCTCTGAAAACAACACTGGGAATATTGTGTTTTTGGGTCGATTGGTGAACCCAGAAATCTAG
- a CDS encoding sensor histidine kinase: protein MGWSEFVYLGLGLGLGVVLARLLGGKGKQSSESLTTDDSAKTSNDEQQVQALSYQLKQTQLAYQMAAEMSLFKAGFLARTSHELRSPLNSMIGSLQLILGDLCESPEEEQEFIQHAHASALKIVALLDQVIFVAKTEYGTETMDIHAIQLAKVLDEVEDLTCMQAANRSIRLKIEPPNEDIYVLADLPRLRQVLVSLVDTAIAQMSEGSVKVSVHPSPETGFIHIWVEDQRPISAWSESWDLLKSTLEKDQTPIDEMTLSPGMRLLMNQTLLSLMNGRLEVLAIPSEGEESNFNRTQCSIPMVK, encoded by the coding sequence ATGGGTTGGAGCGAATTTGTATATTTAGGGTTGGGGTTGGGGTTAGGGGTCGTCCTAGCTCGGCTATTGGGGGGGAAAGGGAAACAATCATCTGAGTCCCTCACCACCGATGACTCCGCCAAAACGAGCAATGATGAACAACAGGTGCAAGCCCTCTCTTATCAATTAAAACAAACTCAACTCGCTTATCAAATGGCGGCGGAGATGAGTTTATTTAAAGCGGGATTTTTGGCTCGGACATCCCATGAGTTGCGCTCGCCTCTCAATAGTATGATTGGCTCATTACAACTGATTTTAGGGGATCTGTGTGAAAGTCCAGAAGAGGAGCAAGAATTTATTCAACACGCTCATGCTTCTGCTTTGAAAATAGTGGCATTATTAGATCAAGTGATTTTTGTGGCTAAAACAGAATATGGCACAGAAACAATGGATATTCATGCGATTCAGTTAGCTAAAGTCCTGGATGAAGTGGAAGATTTAACCTGTATGCAGGCGGCAAATCGCAGTATTCGATTAAAAATCGAACCCCCGAATGAAGATATTTATGTTTTAGCCGATTTACCCCGACTGCGACAAGTTTTAGTAAGTTTAGTAGATACTGCCATTGCTCAAATGAGTGAGGGAAGTGTAAAGGTTTCTGTCCATCCGTCTCCAGAAACAGGATTTATTCATATTTGGGTTGAAGATCAACGTCCCATTAGTGCTTGGAGTGAGTCTTGGGATTTATTAAAATCAACATTAGAAAAGGATCAAACCCCTATCGATGAAATGACATTATCCCCAGGAATGCGGTTGTTAATGAATCAAACCTTATTAAGTTTAATGAATGGACGTTTAGAAGTTTTAGCAATTCCTTCAGAGGGAGAAGAGTCTAATTTTAATCGGACTCAATGTTCGATTCCTATGGTTAAATAA
- a CDS encoding L-threonylcarbamoyladenylate synthase, whose amino-acid sequence MVQVSIDALIDVAISGNRVVSFPTDTVPALATRPDQAELIFKTKKRSQDKPLILMGATPEALWPYVKGTVEELLIWQQIAQYYWPGALTLVLPASEKVYPAMNPIDPSTIGIRVPNCAIAQHILSRTGPMATTSANLSGQPPLLTLAEINTQFPDVVTLFSSEFDTTLTASTIPSTVAKWQGNSWKILRQGAINL is encoded by the coding sequence ATGGTTCAAGTTTCTATTGATGCGTTAATTGATGTGGCGATTTCGGGTAATAGGGTGGTTAGTTTCCCGACAGATACTGTACCTGCTTTAGCGACACGTCCTGATCAAGCTGAGTTGATTTTTAAGACTAAAAAACGCAGTCAAGATAAACCGTTAATTTTAATGGGAGCTACACCGGAAGCATTATGGCCCTATGTGAAGGGAACAGTAGAAGAATTATTAATTTGGCAACAAATTGCTCAATACTATTGGCCTGGGGCGTTAACTTTAGTGTTACCTGCTTCTGAAAAAGTTTACCCAGCGATGAACCCTATCGATCCCTCTACGATTGGTATCCGGGTTCCCAATTGTGCGATCGCTCAACATATTTTATCCCGCACGGGCCCAATGGCAACCACCAGTGCCAATTTATCAGGACAACCCCCATTATTAACACTGGCAGAAATTAATACTCAATTTCCTGATGTTGTCACATTGTTTTCCTCAGAATTTGATACAACCCTCACCGCTTCCACTATCCCTTCAACAGTAGCGAAATGGCAAGGGAATAGTTGGAAAATCTTACGACAAGGAGCTATTAATTTATAG
- the prmC gene encoding peptide chain release factor N(5)-glutamine methyltransferase, which translates to MEETISGWQLGQWLEDAKAECLVLGISAHEVHWFLQELTGLDRLTLRLQTFKQQPSVPLQVPWSELTQLWQRRLTESIPVQYLVGVAHWRQFTLKVSPAVLIPRPETELIIDLAQSAAENLDQDGIWADLGTGSGAIALGLAESFPQAEIHAVDTSLEALAIAQYNAETTGFADRIQFHHGSWWQPLEFLQGQLTGMVSNPPYIPSNLIATLQPEVAHHEPTLALDGGADGLDCIRDLVETAPRYLRSGGLWIVEMMAGQGEAVAGLLQAQGSYSGIKIIPDLAGFDRFVIAYLK; encoded by the coding sequence ATGGAGGAAACCATATCAGGGTGGCAACTGGGGCAATGGTTAGAGGACGCAAAGGCAGAATGTCTCGTCCTTGGAATTTCTGCTCATGAAGTTCATTGGTTTCTCCAAGAGTTAACGGGTTTGGATCGGTTGACTCTGCGTTTACAAACCTTCAAACAGCAACCCTCTGTTCCTCTCCAGGTTCCTTGGTCAGAATTGACTCAACTTTGGCAACGACGCCTCACCGAAAGCATCCCCGTTCAATATCTCGTGGGAGTCGCTCATTGGCGTCAGTTTACCTTAAAGGTGTCTCCTGCTGTTCTAATTCCCCGTCCTGAAACAGAGTTAATCATTGATTTAGCTCAATCTGCGGCTGAAAATCTGGATCAGGATGGGATTTGGGCGGATTTGGGAACGGGAAGCGGTGCGATCGCTTTGGGTTTAGCTGAGAGTTTCCCCCAAGCTGAAATTCATGCGGTGGATACCAGTTTAGAGGCTTTAGCGATCGCTCAATATAACGCTGAAACCACAGGGTTTGCTGACCGTATCCAATTCCATCACGGATCATGGTGGCAACCCCTAGAGTTTTTACAAGGACAACTGACGGGAATGGTCTCTAACCCCCCTTATATCCCCTCTAACCTCATTGCGACCCTACAACCGGAAGTTGCCCACCATGAACCCACCTTAGCCTTAGATGGCGGTGCTGATGGATTAGATTGTATTCGCGATTTAGTGGAAACAGCCCCCCGTTATTTGCGCTCAGGGGGCCTTTGGATTGTGGAAATGATGGCCGGACAAGGAGAAGCCGTTGCAGGACTCTTACAGGCCCAGGGAAGCTATTCTGGGATTAAAATTATTCCCGACTTGGCAGGATTCGACCGTTTTGTTATAGCTTATTTGAAATAA
- a CDS encoding Tic22 family protein, translating to MRSIVRLGAVLGIVGSTFLLSPDPALRWFASLPVGTQPAYALPENQILEKLRSIPVFTITDTQGAPLVATVPQADNKKASVAGVFISRNDAVAFVDNLKTRNPQLASTVQVTTVSLGEVYRMSQQAQGNQDDIQFAYVPVQKQVDLAKSVLQENGQSVNEFNGVPLFIAKGGPDQGYLTIQNGNEQVIPIFFNKEDLQNMLTQFKTQQPDLISSIKIDVVNLEGLLDALKRDNDQFLNRIVLIPPRETLEYLKQNQPQSQPRR from the coding sequence ATGAGATCAATTGTTCGTTTGGGCGCGGTATTGGGAATTGTGGGCAGTACATTCTTGCTGAGTCCTGACCCGGCATTGCGTTGGTTTGCTTCTCTTCCCGTGGGAACTCAACCCGCTTATGCACTGCCTGAAAACCAAATTCTGGAGAAACTCCGCTCCATTCCGGTGTTTACCATTACCGATACACAGGGAGCTCCTTTAGTGGCTACTGTACCCCAAGCCGATAATAAAAAAGCGTCCGTTGCGGGTGTGTTTATTAGTCGCAATGATGCTGTTGCGTTTGTGGATAACTTAAAAACTCGTAATCCTCAGTTGGCTTCCACTGTCCAAGTCACAACGGTTTCCCTCGGTGAAGTTTATCGCATGAGTCAGCAAGCTCAGGGAAATCAAGACGACATTCAGTTTGCTTATGTCCCGGTTCAAAAACAGGTGGATTTAGCCAAGTCTGTTCTACAAGAAAATGGACAATCAGTTAACGAGTTTAACGGTGTTCCTTTGTTTATTGCTAAGGGGGGGCCAGATCAAGGCTACCTCACGATTCAAAATGGGAATGAACAGGTGATTCCAATCTTCTTTAATAAAGAGGATCTACAAAATATGTTGACTCAATTTAAAACGCAACAACCTGATTTAATCTCCAGTATTAAAATTGATGTGGTCAATTTAGAAGGGTTGTTAGATGCGTTAAAACGGGATAATGATCAATTTTTAAACCGAATTGTACTCATTCCGCCTCGTGAAACCTTAGAGTATTTGAAACAAAATCAACCCCAAAGTCAGCCCCGTCGTTAA